The genomic DNA TCCGGGTGGCCTCAGTCATGCATCAGGGAACGGATCAGAAAGGCTGGGAGAGGGGTCGTAGGGAAGgcccagaaaaaagagaaaggagggaagattTTGCCTGAAGCGGGAAAGCTAAGGGCCGgggggatggggggtgggggtggtctaaccacccccacccccattcctAAGGACTGGGGTAGGCTGGTGGCCACGGCAGCCCTGGCGCCGGAGGGTTAGGACTCCAGCGGCCTCCACCCAGCCGGGCCCTCCCACGTGTTTGGGTCCAGGCTCTTGCCCTTTCCCCACCGCTGTCTAGGCCGGGAGAATGGGGCACCCCATGGGAGCAGGGGGATTCTAGAGGGGGGAGAAGCTGAGCCGGGAAAGCAGAAAGGGGGTCCGGGGACTGCAGGGAGGAGAGGGGGTCGTGCCGGAGACCCAGGGAGAGACAGTGAGCCAGATgaggagtggagggtgggagtgggcagAGGATTGATTCCAGGCGTGGCAGGGAACTTTGCTAAAACTGCAGGCCCCAGGGAACAGCGCAGGCAGGGTGGGAGGGAATAGAGAGGACCAGGCAGACCCCAAGGCCAATTTGGACAAAGAGCCATTTCCCAGCTCCTTCGCCTCCGCCCAGGGTTCTGCTGGCCTGGCTCTCCGGGGCAGGGCGTGGGAGGAGGCGGCTTGGGCTGGCTCCGAGAACTGAGGGGCGCACACCCGCTCCGCAGGACCGGGGTGACACGGAAGCATGCGACGACTGCTGATCCCGCTGGCcctgtggctgggtgcggtgggcGCGAGCAGCACCGGGCTCACAGAAGCCCAGCAGCGGGGCCTGCAGGTGGCCCTGGAGGAATTCCATAAGCACCCGCCCGTGCAGTGGACCTTCCAGAAGATCTGCGTGTACAGCGCCGAGGACACGGTGAGTAGCATGGCCCCTGCAGAAGGGGAGGGTCGCACCAGGGAGACAGGCCCATTCCCAGAAGCAGGACAGAAATGCATGGGCTCTGAGCGCGGGGCCCTCTGGAGAAAGGCCCCAGGATAGTCTGCTGAGATGTGACTGTGTGAGGGAGGCACGGGTCACACCAGGGCTTGCTCTGGACACTCAGCTGGCCACTAGCCATCCTCTGCCTGCCTGTCCACAGCCCTTCCCAGCTGGAATATTTGTGAGGCTGGAATTTAAGCTCCAGCAGACAGACTGCCGGAAGGAGGACTGGAAGAAACCCCACTGCAAAGTCAAGCCCAATGGGGTGAGTGAAGGGGTATGAGTGATGAGCCTCCTAAGAGGTGGAATGGCTCAGCCTGAGCCCCAGGCTGTGAGGGTGGTCGAGCTGGGGCCTGGCAGGCAGGGAAAGGGTTTGGTTACCCCTGGACTTACCTTCATCATAGCAGGGCTCACCTGAGTTCCTCTCTCAAGCTTCAGGGCCTGGGTGGAAGGAGCCCGCTGTGTAAGGGTGTGTCTGGTGCCCTTGTAGACTAGCCAGGCTCCAGTCATCAGCCACGGTGGGGGCAAACCCACCACCATGGGGGCGATGCCTGGGCAGGGACTGCAGTGACTGTGTTCTAGTTCCTGCCCTGTGAGCACCACCTGGGCTCTGTATTACAGGTTCTGTAAAGGCCCCAGTTCTCTGTCGGCTAAAGGAGGGTGCTGGATTATAGCAATGATTCACCAACCTCAAATCAAATCTTAcaagaaaatgtaaataga from Callithrix jacchus isolate 240 chromosome 11, calJac240_pri, whole genome shotgun sequence includes the following:
- the RARRES2 gene encoding retinoic acid receptor responder protein 2 — translated: MRRLLIPLALWLGAVGASSTGLTEAQQRGLQVALEEFHKHPPVQWTFQKICVYSAEDTPFPAGIFVRLEFKLQQTDCRKEDWKKPHCKVKPNGRKRKCLACIKLGSENEVLGRMIHCPTKTQVLREPKEYQENQCIKVQRAGEDPNSLGFPGNAALLQGLGRH